The following are encoded together in the Ignavibacteriales bacterium genome:
- a CDS encoding LemA family protein has product MKNKGLIIGLSIVGVILLAIFMMIMWGVGVYNNMVTLNESVTKSWGQVENQYQRRADLIPNLVNTVKGYADFEQKVLTDVIEARSKVSQFNITPEVLNDPAAFQKFQSLQGELSGALSRLLVTVENYPNLKANEGFLNLQAQLEGTENRITVERKNFNESVLTYNTSIKKFPASFLAGMFGFNEKQYFKSQAGSENAPKVDFGTR; this is encoded by the coding sequence ATGAAGAATAAAGGTCTAATAATCGGTTTATCAATTGTCGGAGTAATATTGCTTGCAATATTTATGATGATCATGTGGGGAGTAGGCGTTTATAATAATATGGTCACGCTTAACGAATCTGTTACTAAAAGCTGGGGGCAGGTTGAAAACCAGTATCAGCGAAGAGCCGATCTAATTCCAAATCTTGTAAACACTGTTAAAGGTTATGCTGATTTTGAACAGAAAGTTTTGACTGATGTGATTGAAGCGCGCTCAAAAGTTAGTCAATTCAATATTACACCAGAAGTTTTGAATGATCCTGCTGCGTTTCAAAAATTTCAATCGCTTCAAGGAGAGTTGAGTGGCGCACTTTCAAGATTATTAGTTACAGTTGAAAATTATCCCAACCTAAAAGCAAACGAGGGATTCCTGAATCTACAGGCTCAGCTTGAGGGAACTGAAAATCGGATTACGGTTGAGCGAAAAAATTTCAATGAATCTGTACTAACTTATAATACCTCTATAAAGAAATTCCCTGCATCATTTTTAGCCGGAATGTTTGGCTTCAACGAGAAACAATATTTTAAATCTCAGGCAGGAAGTGAAAATGCACCCAAAGTTGATTTCGGTACTCGATGA
- a CDS encoding TPM domain-containing protein — protein sequence MRILLFVLVSSLIVFAQPKIPELKMWATDQTKTLKSDELSNLNSRLKTYEDTTSNQLITLMIASLEGYPIEDYSHEAASKNKIGTEKHDNGVLLLVVKDDRKLRIEVGYGLEGALPDALASSIIRNVIVPKFKNNEYYAGISDGINAIIATIAGEYKAEPDDDSDGGGSIIFTVFVIIFIIIILFGKSTGGKSGGFYYGGSSGSGGFSSGGFSSGGFSGGGGSFGGGGASGSW from the coding sequence ATGAGAATTTTGCTCTTCGTTCTTGTTAGTTCGTTAATAGTTTTTGCTCAGCCCAAAATCCCTGAACTTAAAATGTGGGCAACTGACCAGACAAAAACTCTAAAATCTGATGAACTTTCGAACTTAAACTCTCGCTTAAAAACGTACGAGGACACTACTTCAAATCAGTTGATTACTTTGATGATCGCCTCACTCGAGGGTTATCCAATTGAAGACTATTCTCACGAAGCTGCTTCAAAAAATAAAATTGGAACTGAAAAACACGACAATGGTGTTTTACTTCTTGTTGTTAAAGACGATAGAAAACTCCGCATTGAAGTTGGATATGGATTAGAAGGCGCACTGCCCGATGCTCTTGCAAGCTCAATTATCCGAAATGTCATTGTACCAAAGTTCAAAAACAATGAATACTATGCAGGCATTAGTGATGGCATCAATGCAATCATTGCAACAATTGCAGGCGAATATAAAGCTGAACCTGATGATGATTCTGACGGAGGCGGTTCAATTATTTTTACAGTCTTTGTAATTATATTTATTATTATTATTCTTTTTGGAAAATCAACCGGTGGAAAATCAGGCGGATTTTATTATGGTGGAAGTTCAGGAAGCGGCGGTTTTTCCAGCGGAGGATTTTCAAGCGGTGGATTTAGCGGAGGCGGTGGTTCATTCGGCGGAGGTGGTGCAAGTGGGAGCTGGTAA
- a CDS encoding 4Fe-4S dicluster domain-containing protein yields MAYKITEECINCGACEPECPNNSIYEGGNNWEINGASFGENDAAPSGATGFYSGDYYYIVPDKCTECQGFHDEPQCVSVCPVDAVVHIN; encoded by the coding sequence ATGGCTTATAAAATAACTGAAGAATGTATCAACTGCGGTGCTTGCGAACCAGAATGCCCGAACAATTCAATATATGAAGGCGGCAATAACTGGGAAATAAATGGCGCTTCATTTGGCGAAAACGACGCTGCTCCTTCGGGTGCAACAGGTTTTTACTCGGGTGACTACTATTATATTGTTCCCGATAAATGCACAGAATGTCAAGGCTTTCACGATGAACCTCAATGTGTCAGCGTTTGTCCGGTTGATGCAGTTGTACATATAAATTAA
- a CDS encoding MBL fold metallo-hydrolase, translated as MKIGKYKLSLFVSGYFSLDGGAMFGIIPKPLWSKTNPTDEQNRVRLATRHLILQSDNRNIIIDTGMGNKWDDKSKSIYNIDSTHELEHELEDELELEPELNNISAASITDVLLTHLHFDHTGGSTKIENGKLIPTFPNAKYYVQKKNYDWAVNPSDRDKGSYIKENFEPLMKEGVLHFINGEEQFDDEISFILVNGHTFYQQLIKISDGDNTFLFVCDLLPFASHIPLPYIMGYDLQPLVTLNEKKIILKQAVDENWKLFFYHDPEIAYATLMQTDKGIRVQEKFSAL; from the coding sequence ATGAAAATCGGTAAATATAAATTAAGTCTTTTTGTTAGCGGTTATTTTTCGTTAGACGGCGGCGCTATGTTTGGCATTATTCCTAAACCATTGTGGAGTAAAACAAATCCTACAGATGAGCAAAATCGAGTGAGACTTGCCACGAGGCATTTAATCCTTCAGTCTGATAACAGAAATATTATTATAGATACAGGAATGGGAAATAAATGGGATGATAAATCCAAAAGCATTTACAATATTGACTCAACTCATGAACTTGAACATGAACTTGAAGATGAACTTGAACTTGAACCTGAACTCAATAACATATCCGCAGCCTCCATCACTGATGTACTATTAACTCACCTTCATTTTGATCATACCGGTGGCTCAACAAAAATTGAAAACGGAAAATTGATTCCGACTTTTCCTAATGCAAAATACTATGTGCAGAAAAAAAATTATGATTGGGCAGTCAATCCATCCGATAGGGATAAGGGCAGCTACATAAAAGAGAATTTTGAACCTTTAATGAAGGAAGGCGTTCTCCATTTTATTAATGGCGAAGAGCAGTTTGATGATGAAATTAGTTTCATACTCGTAAATGGTCATACTTTTTATCAACAGCTTATAAAAATATCTGATGGCGACAATACTTTTCTCTTTGTATGCGATTTGCTGCCTTTTGCATCTCACATTCCCTTGCCATATATAATGGGCTACGACCTTCAACCGCTGGTGACGTTAAATGAAAAGAAAATAATATTAAAGCAGGCGGTGGATGAAAATTGGAAATTATTTTTCTACCATGATCCCGAAATTGCGTATGCGACTTTAATGCAAACTGATAAAGGCATTCGAGTGCAAGAAAAGTTCTCTGCTTTATGA
- a CDS encoding nitrite reductase (NAD(P)H) small subunit → MSIKNDFYKVCSIKELKEEVGKRFLVNDIDIAVFKIKDEVFAVSNNCPHQHTQMIYDGLIEDNCVVCPAHGWMFDLKTGCLPTGAKGLRTFPVIISGDDVFVKVDRKELNW, encoded by the coding sequence ATGAGCATAAAAAATGATTTCTACAAAGTCTGTTCTATAAAAGAACTAAAAGAGGAAGTTGGCAAAAGATTTTTAGTCAACGATATTGATATCGCCGTGTTCAAAATAAAAGATGAAGTGTTTGCTGTTTCAAATAACTGCCCCCATCAGCATACACAAATGATTTATGATGGACTGATAGAGGATAATTGTGTCGTTTGCCCGGCGCATGGCTGGATGTTCGATTTGAAAACCGGATGTCTGCCAACAGGCGCAAAAGGATTGAGAACTTTCCCCGTTATCATTTCTGGCGATGATGTTTTTGTTAAAGTGGATCGGAAAGAATTAAACTGGTGA
- the queG gene encoding tRNA epoxyqueuosine(34) reductase QueG, protein MPDRVTNDVVISKAKSLGFSLVGFAEVELLTNEITNLNDWLNQNHQAGMNYMQKNSDKREDISKILPDAKSVISLGMNYYTNNLHSNQKGMGKVSRYAWGKDYHLIIWEKLNEFENYLQQIDKKFNSKSYVDTGPVMDKAWAVRSGIGWMGKHSNIINREYGSWFFIANIICNQEFIYSEPIPDFCGECTACIDACPTDAIIQNYVVDANKCISYLTIENKGSIDTSFKDKFDNWLFGCDICQDVCPWNIKFAQETSLKEFQPADGNGEIELNSILEMSEEDFKKRFSSSPISRAKLKGLKRNAEFLNDI, encoded by the coding sequence CTGCCCGATCGTGTTACAAATGATGTTGTTATCAGCAAAGCTAAATCATTGGGCTTTAGTTTAGTTGGTTTTGCAGAAGTGGAATTGCTCACTAACGAAATTACAAACCTAAATGACTGGCTGAATCAAAATCATCAAGCTGGAATGAATTACATGCAAAAAAATTCTGATAAGCGTGAAGACATTTCTAAAATACTTCCTGATGCCAAAAGCGTTATTTCTCTCGGTATGAATTACTACACGAATAATCTGCATTCAAACCAAAAGGGGATGGGAAAAGTATCGCGCTACGCCTGGGGAAAGGATTATCATCTCATTATCTGGGAAAAGCTGAATGAGTTTGAAAATTACCTTCAACAAATTGATAAAAAATTCAACTCTAAATCCTATGTTGATACTGGTCCTGTTATGGATAAAGCCTGGGCTGTTCGTTCCGGCATTGGATGGATGGGGAAGCACTCAAACATTATCAATCGTGAATATGGCAGTTGGTTCTTCATCGCAAATATAATTTGTAATCAGGAATTTATTTACTCGGAGCCGATACCTGATTTCTGCGGCGAGTGCACTGCCTGCATTGATGCCTGTCCCACCGATGCAATCATTCAGAATTATGTTGTGGATGCGAACAAATGTATTTCATATTTAACCATTGAAAATAAAGGCAGCATTGATACATCTTTCAAAGATAAATTTGATAACTGGCTTTTCGGATGTGATATTTGTCAGGATGTTTGTCCGTGGAATATTAAATTTGCTCAGGAAACTTCTTTAAAAGAATTTCAACCCGCAGATGGCAACGGAGAAATAGAATTGAATAGCATTTTGGAAATGAGCGAAGAAGATTTTAAAAAAAGATTTTCAAGCAGCCCGATAAGTCGTGCAAAGCTAAAAGGACTAAAACGTAATGCTGAATTTTTAAACGATATATAA
- the trxB gene encoding thioredoxin-disulfide reductase: protein MSNNHHKVIIIGSGPSGFTAALYTARAELKPVVFEGMQPGGQLTITTEVENYPGFEKGIMGPELMDVMRKQAHRFGAVSIYKEVTSVDFSRRPFVIKTYDDLYTADSVIVSTGASARLLGLESETKYMGYGVSACATCDGFFFKGLKVIVVGGGDTAMEEANFLTKFASEVTIIHRRNEFRASKIMYDRAKKNSKIKLLTNEVVKEVLGKEENGKKVMTGVLLEDTKDHATTTLEADGLFIGIGHKPNTELFKGVLDMDENGYLKVQPGSTYTNIPGVFAAGDVADHKYRQAVTAAGTGCMAALDCERWLEAQEA from the coding sequence ATGTCGAACAATCATCACAAAGTAATAATAATTGGTTCGGGTCCATCAGGTTTTACAGCCGCCTTATATACGGCACGCGCCGAATTAAAGCCCGTAGTTTTTGAAGGAATGCAGCCCGGCGGACAGTTAACTATTACAACCGAAGTTGAAAACTATCCCGGCTTCGAAAAAGGAATTATGGGTCCGGAACTTATGGACGTTATGCGTAAGCAAGCCCACCGCTTTGGTGCAGTTAGTATCTATAAAGAAGTAACATCAGTGGATTTTTCAAGACGACCTTTCGTAATCAAAACTTACGATGATCTCTATACTGCCGATTCGGTTATTGTTTCAACGGGTGCTTCTGCAAGACTGCTTGGATTGGAAAGTGAAACAAAATATATGGGCTATGGTGTTTCTGCCTGTGCTACGTGTGATGGATTTTTCTTTAAAGGATTAAAAGTAATTGTTGTAGGTGGTGGTGATACTGCAATGGAGGAGGCTAACTTCCTCACAAAGTTTGCAAGCGAAGTGACTATCATTCACAGGCGTAATGAATTCCGCGCATCAAAAATTATGTATGATCGTGCAAAGAAAAATTCCAAAATAAAATTGCTCACCAACGAAGTGGTTAAAGAAGTACTTGGCAAAGAAGAAAACGGCAAGAAAGTGATGACGGGAGTTCTTCTCGAAGACACGAAAGATCACGCTACCACCACCCTCGAAGCAGATGGATTGTTCATCGGTATCGGACATAAACCAAACACGGAATTATTTAAGGGGGTGCTTGATATGGATGAGAACGGTTACCTGAAAGTTCAGCCCGGCTCGACTTATACAAACATTCCAGGTGTCTTTGCCGCCGGAGATGTCGCTGACCATAAATATCGCCAAGCCGTCACCGCCGCCGGTACAGGCTGCATGGCTGCCCTCGATTGCGAGCGCTGGCTGGAAGCACAAGAAGCTTAA
- a CDS encoding T9SS type A sorting domain-containing protein: MRYNIQFNLRTVFYVLFLFLLLPIFSIAQTTQLPYHIKPYSMESGVFNGNFEIEATENIAFDGVVQVADAPWLKLTFSSANLGEDSYLILRSVLDGKWQRLNAVALEQWQNSSAFFNGDAVEIELHVADDDKGVYVNIADIIVGEQVQEYGVESQCGPTDDRVASSDDRACRLLNIGCTAWLITNGKLVSAGHCVSSNSLLNTLEFNVPPSLANGTLQHPGPEDQYAVNTATKVFSNGGIGNDWGVFEAFPNSNTGLTPLQAQGVAFTVVQNLGPSTIRITGYGVDGGTANQTQQTSIGPNAGSSGTTMRYVCDTEGGNSGSPIIDEATGNSVGVHTNGGCTTGGSGSNSGTSAFNTAFWNALNAGSTNPNVTCTITLNPTSGNGTLAYTMSITNNEATNQAATVWVVVTGPNGFNQTIFNRTMNLKSNRTLNRSRNYTIPVSDLGAFTFTINVGTNPTPIWDTDAKIYTKTSLEKQIVESAENLTSNPENMTLIGNYPNPFNPTTNIKYALNEDASVSIKIYNSLGQEVATLVDGFASAGYYEAVWDGRNEFGDLVSSGIYFYRMTTGNFVQVKKMLLNK, from the coding sequence ATGAGGTATAATATTCAGTTTAACCTGCGGACAGTTTTTTATGTCCTCTTTCTGTTTCTCTTGCTTCCGATATTCTCAATTGCACAGACAACACAATTACCATATCACATCAAACCATATTCAATGGAGTCTGGAGTGTTTAATGGTAATTTCGAGATCGAGGCTACTGAGAATATTGCATTTGATGGCGTTGTGCAAGTTGCAGATGCCCCCTGGTTAAAATTGACATTTAGTAGTGCCAATCTTGGTGAAGATAGTTATTTAATACTTCGTTCCGTACTGGATGGCAAGTGGCAAAGACTCAATGCTGTTGCTTTAGAGCAGTGGCAAAACTCAAGCGCATTTTTTAATGGGGATGCTGTTGAAATAGAATTACATGTTGCCGATGATGATAAAGGTGTGTACGTGAACATCGCCGATATCATAGTTGGTGAACAGGTACAGGAATATGGTGTAGAAAGTCAATGCGGTCCCACAGATGATCGAGTAGCTTCTTCAGATGATAGAGCCTGCAGATTATTAAATATTGGATGTACAGCGTGGTTGATCACTAATGGAAAACTTGTTTCGGCAGGACATTGTGTGTCTTCAAATTCATTGTTAAATACTCTTGAATTTAATGTTCCTCCTTCCTTAGCAAATGGAACATTGCAGCATCCCGGGCCTGAAGATCAATATGCAGTAAACACTGCTACAAAAGTTTTTTCAAATGGTGGAATTGGAAATGATTGGGGAGTATTTGAAGCTTTTCCGAATTCAAATACAGGTTTAACACCATTGCAGGCACAAGGTGTAGCTTTCACCGTTGTTCAAAATTTGGGACCGAGCACAATTAGAATAACCGGTTATGGAGTTGATGGTGGCACAGCAAATCAAACGCAGCAAACATCAATAGGGCCAAACGCCGGTTCATCAGGAACTACCATGCGATATGTGTGCGATACTGAAGGTGGTAATTCCGGCAGTCCCATAATTGATGAAGCTACCGGCAATTCGGTGGGGGTTCATACAAATGGTGGGTGTACGACAGGTGGTTCCGGCAGTAACTCTGGCACGAGTGCTTTTAATACTGCTTTCTGGAATGCGCTTAATGCAGGCAGTACTAATCCAAATGTAACTTGTACTATCACACTCAATCCCACATCAGGGAATGGAACACTCGCTTACACTATGTCCATCACAAACAACGAAGCCACAAATCAAGCTGCTACCGTTTGGGTAGTGGTAACAGGACCAAATGGATTTAACCAGACAATTTTCAATCGGACTATGAACCTGAAGTCGAACAGAACACTGAATAGATCTAGAAATTATACTATCCCTGTTTCTGATCTCGGAGCATTTACATTTACTATAAATGTTGGAACTAATCCAACTCCTATCTGGGATACGGATGCGAAGATTTATACTAAAACATCTCTTGAAAAACAGATTGTTGAATCAGCAGAAAACTTAACTTCAAATCCTGAAAACATGACATTGATCGGTAATTACCCCAACCCTTTCAACCCGACAACAAACATTAAATATGCCTTAAACGAAGACGCAAGTGTTTCAATTAAGATATACAATTCTTTGGGGCAGGAAGTTGCAACACTCGTTGATGGCTTTGCATCAGCAGGTTATTACGAGGCTGTTTGGGATGGAAGAAATGAATTTGGTGATCTGGTCTCCAGCGGAATTTATTTTTATAGAATGACCACAGGCAATTTTGTACAAGTTAAAAAGATGTTACTGAATAAATAG